From the Lolium rigidum isolate FL_2022 chromosome 2, APGP_CSIRO_Lrig_0.1, whole genome shotgun sequence genome, one window contains:
- the LOC124688438 gene encoding DNA repair protein XRCC3 homolog, whose product MRPPAAKPLVATTSSSSYNQHEPRPENPLLLLASSRAAKLSLGCPLLDRLLSGGLPAASVTEIAGESASGKTQICLQLALLAPLSPLSSSSLFLCSDLPFPLRRLRLLAPKSHPDLLDHVFVAAVHSPSDLLSLLSRAQHHLSHPTHSPHRLPTRVILLDSIASLFRADFDASPADLKRRSGLFFKISAKLKELAYRHKCVVVVTNQVVDVVEGNTGNTMAWSSGRQVSPALGLSWANCVNTRLFLTREVGTDGGSTRRHMKVAFAPHLPERTCEFVIRRDGVFGVEPAQR is encoded by the coding sequence ATGCGGCCTCCGGCGGCCAAGCCCCTGgttgccaccacctcctcctcctcctacaacCAACACGAACCTCGCCCGGAGAACCCCCTTCTCCTCCTCGCTTCCTCCCGTgctgccaagctctccctcggctGCCCCCTCCTCGACCGCCTCCTCTCCGGTGGCCTCCCCGCCGCGTCGGTCACCGAGATTGCCGGCGAATCCGCCTCCGGGAAGACCCAGATTTGTCTCCAGCTCGCCCTCCTCGCTCCCCTCTcgcctctctcctcctcctccctcttcctaTGCTCCGACCTCCCATTtcccctccgccgcctccgcctccttgcCCCCAAATCGCACCCCGACCTCCTCGACCACGTCTTTGTCGCCGCAGTACACTCTCCCTCCGACCTCCTCTCCCTCCTTTCCCGCGCCCAGCACCACCTCTCACACCCTACTCACTCCCCGCACCGCCTCCCTACCCGCGTCATCCTCCTCGACTCCATCGCCTCGCTCTTCCGCGCCGATTTCGACGCCTCGCCCGCCGACCTCAAGCGCCGGTCGGGGCTGTTCTTCAAGATATCCGCAAAACTCAAGGAGCTGGCGTACAGGCACAAGTGCGTGGTCGTGGTGACCAACCAGGTGGTCGACGTGGTCGAGGGGAACACGGGCAACACCATGGCCTGGTCGTCTGGGCGGCAGGTGAGCCCCGCGCTGGGGCTTTCCTGGGCCAACTGCGTCAACACTCGGTTGTTCCTCACGCGGGAGGTGGGTACCGACGGTGGGAGCACCAGGAGGCACATGAAGGTTGCCTTTGCgccgcacctgccggagcggaccTGCGAGTTTGTGATACGGAGGGACGGTGTCTttggagttgagcccgcacaaaggtaG